One region of Arthrobacter sp. StoSoilB22 genomic DNA includes:
- a CDS encoding fumarylacetoacetate hydrolase family protein — MFLMRIGPAGEEKPVVRIDEDTYVDVSDVVIDFNEEFFGQGRLPELADLVADRKAAGAVSAFAGERIGSPIARPHQILCIGLNYSDHAAETGQDVPAEPILFTKSPNTLVGPYDDVRIPRGSTKPDWEVELGIVIGQRTSYLNSVEEAANAIAGYVLVNDVSERAFQMERGGQWAKGKSAETFNPCGPWLATADEIQDVKNLDMWLNINGQRRQTGSTSTMIFDPHFIVHHLSQFMVLEPGDLINTGTPPGVGMGFTPPVWLQPDDVMELGISQLGQQRQQVIGAR, encoded by the coding sequence ATGTTCCTCATGCGCATCGGCCCGGCCGGCGAAGAGAAGCCCGTTGTCCGCATCGATGAAGATACTTACGTAGACGTCTCCGACGTCGTCATTGATTTCAACGAAGAGTTCTTTGGCCAAGGCAGACTGCCAGAGTTGGCCGACTTGGTCGCCGACCGGAAAGCAGCTGGCGCCGTATCTGCTTTCGCCGGGGAAAGGATCGGCTCCCCTATTGCCCGACCGCATCAGATCCTGTGTATCGGGCTGAACTACAGCGATCATGCTGCTGAAACCGGCCAAGACGTGCCCGCTGAGCCCATTCTGTTCACAAAGTCACCCAACACCCTTGTGGGTCCCTACGATGATGTCCGGATCCCGAGGGGCTCGACAAAACCAGATTGGGAGGTGGAGTTGGGCATTGTCATCGGCCAACGCACAAGCTATCTCAACTCGGTTGAAGAAGCCGCAAACGCTATTGCCGGCTACGTTTTGGTGAACGACGTCAGTGAGCGCGCATTTCAGATGGAACGAGGGGGTCAGTGGGCAAAGGGGAAGTCAGCCGAGACGTTCAATCCGTGTGGCCCTTGGTTGGCCACAGCCGACGAGATCCAGGACGTGAAGAACCTGGACATGTGGCTCAACATCAACGGGCAGCGTCGACAGACGGGGTCAACTTCCACCATGATTTTCGATCCGCACTTCATTGTTCATCACCTAAGCCAATTCATGGTTCTCGAGCCAGGCGACCTTATCAACACCGGCACCCCGCCCGGCGTCGGCATGGGCTTCACTCCCCCGGTATGGCTCCAGCCTGACGACGTCATGGAACTCGGTATCAGCCAGCTTGGACAGCAGCGTCAACAAGTCATCGGCGCACGCTGA
- a CDS encoding IclR family transcriptional regulator, translating to MGEEKRLVGSDRVLAVLLELGKHPGGISLENLSRLIDSPKPTIHRALASLRRSGLAAQDSHGHYLLGDDFLRIAFTHHEARPDHVRAQPILQQLSDRFGETVHYAVLEGREVVYRSKVDPPSGAMKLTSVVGGRNPAHATGVGKVLLAYTLPDIDSITEWIGDRPLARPTRNTLVQPMELHAAFKQIREQGYAVDDQENEPGLNCIALPVHFASPTKPSGAISISALAHRTPLRHLVDDLDAIRAIVSGRPHAGTAA from the coding sequence ATGGGAGAGGAGAAACGACTTGTTGGGTCAGACAGGGTCCTGGCAGTGCTTCTTGAACTGGGGAAGCACCCCGGTGGTATCAGCCTGGAAAACCTGTCTCGTCTCATAGACAGCCCGAAGCCGACTATTCACAGGGCGCTTGCGTCCCTCCGCCGCAGTGGTTTGGCTGCACAGGATTCCCACGGACATTATCTCTTGGGCGACGATTTTTTGCGGATCGCTTTCACTCATCACGAGGCACGCCCTGATCATGTGCGGGCACAACCGATCCTGCAGCAGCTGTCGGACCGCTTCGGCGAAACTGTTCATTACGCGGTCCTGGAAGGGCGAGAAGTCGTTTACCGTTCAAAAGTGGACCCGCCCAGTGGCGCCATGAAGCTGACCTCAGTCGTTGGAGGCCGTAATCCAGCCCATGCAACCGGGGTTGGAAAGGTGCTGCTGGCCTATACCCTTCCGGACATCGACTCCATCACTGAATGGATTGGTGACCGGCCCCTAGCCAGGCCTACGCGAAACACGTTGGTTCAGCCAATGGAACTCCACGCAGCCTTCAAGCAGATTCGTGAGCAAGGCTACGCCGTGGACGACCAGGAAAACGAGCCAGGACTGAACTGCATAGCCTTACCTGTGCACTTTGCGTCACCGACGAAACCAAGCGGTGCAATTAGTATCAGCGCTCTTGCACACCGGACGCCCTTGAGGCATCTAGTTGACGACCTGGATGCCATCCGCGCCATTGTTTCCGGCCGACCGCACGCGGGCACCGCCGCCTGA
- a CDS encoding IlvD/Edd family dehydratase gives MGELRSAQWYSGSDRNAYIHRAWMRRGTPADSFEGKPQIAIANTASDLTPCNAHLDEVAQHVKMGIWEAGGVPLNMPVVSLGETQVRPTAMLWRNMSAMATEEMLRANPIDGVVLLGGCDKTIPALLMAAASVGIPAVVVPGGPMATGTFRGQALGCGTDVWRLSEEVRGGELSNKDFMKSESSMIRSRGHCNTMGTASTMALVAEALGMVLPGLAGTPAVDSSLLSGSHETGRLIVEMVAQDRTPKELLTRESFLNAIVALAAIGGSTNAVVHLLAIAGRLGVELTIDDFDRVGSSVPLLVNLQPSGQYLMDDLHRAGGFLSVLREVKDLLNGDALTVTGAPLVSYLDDARIWDEDVIRPRGNPLQSEAGIAILRGNLAPGGALIKPAAASPHLLEHRGPAVVFDSIEDMHARIDHPDLDVDENSVLILRGCGPKGYPGMPEVSNMPLPKKLLAKGVRDMVRICDGRMSGTAYGTVVLHVTPEAAAGGPLALVKNGDMIRLDVVNRTLDIDIDPGLLAERSPSEAAADGYAKPARGWERLYVDHVLQADTGVDLDFLTGASGPEVSRESH, from the coding sequence ATGGGCGAGCTACGCAGCGCACAGTGGTATTCCGGCAGCGACCGTAACGCCTACATTCACCGCGCCTGGATGCGACGAGGAACCCCCGCAGACTCTTTTGAGGGAAAGCCCCAGATTGCCATCGCCAACACGGCATCGGATCTCACCCCTTGTAACGCACATCTGGACGAGGTTGCGCAGCACGTAAAAATGGGCATTTGGGAGGCCGGTGGTGTTCCGCTCAACATGCCCGTTGTTTCTTTGGGTGAGACGCAGGTGCGACCGACCGCCATGCTCTGGCGGAACATGTCGGCGATGGCCACGGAGGAAATGCTGCGGGCCAATCCCATTGACGGAGTTGTACTCCTCGGCGGATGCGACAAGACAATTCCTGCGTTGCTCATGGCGGCTGCGTCAGTGGGGATTCCCGCAGTGGTCGTTCCCGGAGGGCCGATGGCCACGGGCACATTCCGAGGGCAAGCCTTGGGCTGCGGGACGGACGTATGGCGCCTTAGTGAGGAAGTCCGCGGTGGTGAATTGTCCAACAAGGACTTCATGAAGTCTGAGTCCTCGATGATCAGAAGCCGGGGACACTGCAATACCATGGGGACGGCCTCTACGATGGCACTCGTGGCTGAGGCGCTTGGCATGGTCCTTCCAGGCCTGGCGGGCACACCGGCTGTAGACAGCAGTCTCCTGTCCGGCTCCCACGAAACTGGCCGGCTCATTGTTGAAATGGTCGCCCAGGATCGCACCCCGAAGGAGCTCCTGACAAGGGAGTCATTCTTGAACGCGATTGTGGCATTGGCTGCCATCGGTGGTTCCACCAACGCCGTCGTGCACCTCTTGGCGATTGCAGGGCGCCTGGGCGTCGAACTGACCATTGATGATTTCGACCGCGTCGGATCCTCCGTTCCCTTGCTGGTAAACCTGCAACCGTCGGGCCAGTATCTGATGGACGACCTGCACCGCGCGGGTGGGTTCCTTTCCGTCCTCCGCGAGGTGAAGGACTTGCTGAATGGTGATGCTCTGACTGTCACGGGTGCACCGCTTGTTAGTTACCTGGACGACGCGCGAATTTGGGACGAAGACGTCATTCGCCCCAGGGGCAACCCACTGCAGTCGGAAGCCGGCATTGCCATCCTTCGCGGCAACCTCGCCCCAGGCGGTGCCCTGATCAAGCCAGCTGCGGCATCACCACATCTGCTTGAGCACCGCGGACCGGCAGTGGTCTTTGACAGCATCGAGGACATGCACGCCCGCATCGATCACCCCGATCTTGACGTTGACGAAAATTCGGTGCTGATACTGCGCGGTTGTGGTCCTAAGGGCTATCCAGGTATGCCTGAGGTCTCCAACATGCCGCTGCCCAAGAAGCTGTTGGCAAAGGGCGTCCGGGACATGGTCCGTATCTGTGACGGGCGGATGAGCGGAACGGCGTACGGCACTGTGGTGCTGCACGTGACGCCGGAAGCTGCCGCCGGAGGGCCCCTGGCCCTCGTGAAAAACGGCGACATGATCCGTCTCGACGTGGTGAACCGGACTTTGGACATTGACATCGATCCGGGACTCCTTGCAGAGCGCAGCCCGAGTGAGGCTGCAGCCGACGGGTACGCAAAACCCGCCCGTGGCTGGGAACGTCTTTACGTGGATCACGTTCTGCAGGCTGACACCGGGGTCGACCTTGATTTCCTGACCGGCGCCTCCGGCCCTGAGGTATCCCGTGAATCCCACTAA
- a CDS encoding FAD-binding and (Fe-S)-binding domain-containing protein, producing the protein MEALDQAVQGKVRARISDRFAYAHDASHYLLTPLAVVSPTSAREVGELFKVSSLHRVPLTFRSGGTSLSGQSSTDGVLVETRNAFRGVSVLENGAKVRCEPGVTVRQVNARLAAYKRKLGPDPASESACTIGGVVANNSSGMACGTDNNTYRTLDSAVLVLASGTVVDTAAADADGVLRDAEPELHAGLLRLRDAMRSNPDHVRRIRELYAIKNTMGYGLNSFLDFEDPVQLLLHLVVGSEGTLAFIAEATFRTIALKPYAATGLLYFSNLADATASLPALVESGFATIELLDATSLRVAQQDPVADDELRGIRVADHAALLVEFQEESQVELQEAIGGSDSVLAALPLEIPAQLTTDPRRRAALWHIRKGLYATVAGNRPPGTTALLEDIAVPVTKLLPTCQGLVALFKKYEYDSAVIFGHAKDGNIHFLLNERFEEHGQGSTLQRYTDFTEEMVDLVLSNGGTLKAEHGTGRIMAPFVRRQYGDQLYQHMQEIKKLFDPEGILNPGIVLNDDPVFHLTHLKTAPPVEEEVDRCVECGYCEPVCPSKDITLTPRQRIVLRREIARAELQGHSQLKKQLEKEYQYDGIDTCAVDGMCQTACPVLIDTGELVKRLRAETRPRPEQAAWKAAAGNWGAVSKVGGLALTAVKKLPPSLVTGASEAARMAMGRERVPRWDADLPGGGSVRRPLTATDPKAVYVAACISTMFGPQSGSNGVTSAFLELCGRAGVQVTIPEGIADLCCATPWKSKGMKDGYAIMREKVLSVLLPATRNGELPIVCDAASCTEGLERLLAVAGEEPRLRTVDAVAFVDEYVLAHLPTGKPLGSLSLHPTCSSARMGLNPALARVASAVADEVVVSDDWGCCAFAGDRGMLRPELTASATAREAMSVNARSFDAYASVNRTCEMGMTRATGHEYRHILELLASTTSTTTN; encoded by the coding sequence TTGGAGGCGTTGGATCAGGCAGTCCAGGGAAAGGTGCGCGCCCGCATTTCCGACAGGTTCGCATACGCTCATGATGCGTCTCATTACCTTCTGACCCCGCTGGCTGTGGTTTCTCCAACCTCTGCCCGCGAAGTTGGCGAGCTGTTCAAAGTATCGTCGCTGCACCGTGTACCGCTGACTTTCAGATCGGGCGGGACCAGTCTCAGCGGCCAGTCTTCAACCGACGGCGTCCTGGTTGAGACCCGGAATGCGTTCCGTGGTGTTTCCGTGCTGGAAAACGGGGCGAAGGTTCGGTGCGAACCGGGTGTGACTGTTCGGCAAGTGAACGCCAGGCTGGCCGCCTACAAACGGAAGTTGGGTCCGGACCCAGCCAGTGAATCCGCATGCACGATTGGTGGCGTGGTAGCCAACAATTCGAGCGGCATGGCCTGTGGGACTGACAATAACACCTACCGTACCTTGGACTCGGCCGTCTTGGTGCTGGCGAGTGGCACCGTAGTCGATACGGCGGCTGCCGACGCAGACGGAGTTTTGCGGGACGCAGAACCTGAACTTCACGCTGGATTGCTACGCCTGAGGGATGCGATGAGGAGCAATCCCGACCATGTCAGGCGAATTCGTGAGTTGTATGCCATCAAAAACACCATGGGGTACGGGCTGAATTCGTTCCTTGACTTTGAGGATCCTGTCCAGTTGCTCCTACACCTGGTAGTGGGGAGTGAAGGCACGCTTGCATTCATCGCCGAAGCGACATTCCGCACAATTGCCCTGAAACCTTATGCGGCCACCGGCCTGCTCTATTTCAGTAATTTGGCAGATGCTACCGCCTCGCTCCCGGCACTGGTCGAATCTGGTTTCGCCACTATCGAGCTGCTTGACGCCACGTCGCTGCGAGTGGCCCAGCAGGACCCGGTAGCGGATGACGAACTTAGGGGAATCCGCGTAGCGGATCATGCCGCACTGCTGGTCGAGTTCCAGGAAGAAAGCCAAGTAGAACTCCAAGAAGCAATCGGCGGAAGCGACTCCGTGCTTGCAGCCCTTCCTTTGGAAATTCCGGCCCAGCTAACAACCGACCCCCGGCGCCGTGCAGCTCTGTGGCACATTCGTAAGGGCCTGTATGCCACCGTGGCTGGAAACAGACCACCCGGGACTACAGCGTTATTGGAAGACATTGCGGTTCCGGTAACCAAACTTTTGCCCACCTGTCAGGGTCTCGTCGCGCTATTCAAAAAATACGAATATGACAGTGCCGTAATCTTCGGGCATGCCAAAGACGGGAACATCCACTTCCTGCTGAACGAACGCTTTGAAGAGCATGGCCAAGGCTCGACCCTTCAGCGATACACCGACTTTACCGAGGAAATGGTAGATCTGGTGCTGTCCAACGGCGGAACCTTAAAGGCCGAGCACGGAACCGGCCGGATTATGGCCCCTTTCGTTCGGCGGCAGTACGGCGACCAGCTCTATCAACACATGCAGGAAATCAAGAAGCTGTTTGACCCGGAGGGGATCCTCAACCCGGGCATCGTGCTCAACGATGACCCAGTGTTTCACCTCACGCATCTGAAGACTGCCCCTCCGGTGGAAGAAGAAGTTGACCGCTGCGTCGAGTGTGGTTATTGCGAGCCCGTTTGTCCAAGCAAAGACATAACTCTCACGCCACGGCAGCGAATAGTTTTGCGCCGCGAGATTGCACGGGCGGAACTACAGGGCCATAGCCAGCTGAAAAAACAGTTGGAGAAGGAATATCAGTACGACGGAATCGATACCTGCGCGGTGGATGGCATGTGTCAGACCGCCTGCCCAGTCCTCATCGACACAGGTGAGCTGGTTAAACGCCTCCGGGCAGAGACCCGTCCCCGGCCGGAGCAGGCTGCATGGAAGGCGGCGGCCGGGAACTGGGGTGCCGTTTCCAAAGTTGGTGGACTGGCTCTAACCGCGGTCAAGAAGCTGCCCCCGTCGCTGGTGACCGGGGCCTCCGAAGCAGCGAGGATGGCCATGGGGCGGGAGCGGGTCCCCAGATGGGACGCAGACTTGCCTGGCGGGGGTTCTGTCCGGCGACCGCTGACCGCAACGGATCCGAAGGCGGTGTACGTCGCTGCATGTATCAGCACCATGTTTGGTCCACAGTCCGGGAGTAACGGAGTGACGTCTGCGTTCTTGGAGCTGTGCGGCCGTGCAGGCGTTCAAGTCACCATCCCGGAGGGAATCGCCGACCTGTGCTGCGCCACGCCATGGAAGTCCAAGGGCATGAAGGACGGATACGCCATCATGCGCGAGAAAGTGCTGTCGGTCCTGCTCCCGGCTACGCGGAACGGGGAGTTGCCCATTGTTTGTGATGCGGCGTCTTGTACCGAAGGGCTTGAAAGGCTTCTTGCTGTCGCCGGAGAAGAGCCGCGCCTCCGCACCGTGGACGCGGTTGCTTTCGTTGATGAATACGTCCTCGCTCATTTGCCGACGGGCAAGCCCCTGGGCAGTCTCTCTCTACATCCGACGTGCTCCTCAGCGCGAATGGGTCTAAATCCTGCTTTGGCCAGGGTTGCTTCTGCGGTGGCCGACGAAGTTGTCGTTTCCGACGACTGGGGCTGCTGCGCATTCGCCGGCGACAGAGGAATGCTCCGTCCTGAACTCACTGCATCCGCCACGGCGAGAGAAGCAATGTCAGTGAATGCGCGCTCATTCGATGCCTATGCCTCTGTTAACAGAACCTGTGAAATGGGTATGACCCGGGCAACCGGACACGAGTATCGCCACATCCTCGAACTTTTGGCATCTACTACTTCAACTACAACCAACTGA
- a CDS encoding SDR family NAD(P)-dependent oxidoreductase, whose protein sequence is MTRKAVITGGISGLGAACAERLATDGIEVITVDICKGADVVLDIADPEAVGRAADAIGPVDILINSAGIVGPNKPFWEVNDEEWKRTFAVNVDGTFHLCRAFAPAMAERGWGRIVNFASMAGKDGNPNMVAYSATKAAVIGLTKTMGKDLAKRGVLVNAIAPAVVATPMNSSTAPAVLEHITSLIPMSRVGRPEEVAELVAWLASDKCSFSTGAVYDISGGRATY, encoded by the coding sequence ATGACTCGCAAAGCAGTCATCACAGGGGGTATCAGCGGCCTCGGCGCAGCCTGCGCCGAGCGCCTGGCAACCGACGGTATTGAGGTCATCACTGTCGACATCTGCAAAGGTGCCGACGTCGTTCTCGACATCGCCGACCCGGAAGCAGTCGGGCGGGCTGCAGACGCTATCGGGCCCGTCGATATACTCATCAACAGCGCAGGCATCGTAGGACCCAACAAGCCTTTCTGGGAAGTCAACGATGAGGAGTGGAAACGCACCTTCGCTGTGAACGTCGACGGAACGTTCCATCTCTGCAGGGCTTTTGCACCTGCCATGGCAGAGAGAGGGTGGGGACGAATAGTCAACTTCGCCAGCATGGCAGGGAAAGACGGAAATCCGAACATGGTGGCGTACTCGGCCACGAAGGCCGCCGTCATCGGGCTAACCAAGACTATGGGCAAAGACTTGGCCAAACGGGGGGTACTCGTCAACGCCATCGCTCCGGCAGTCGTTGCCACCCCAATGAATTCGTCCACGGCACCCGCCGTCCTTGAGCACATCACCAGCCTGATTCCCATGAGCCGAGTGGGGCGACCTGAAGAGGTAGCTGAGCTCGTCGCCTGGCTTGCTTCAGACAAGTGCAGCTTTTCCACGGGAGCGGTCTATGACATCTCGGGCGGTCGCGCCACGTACTAG
- a CDS encoding sugar ABC transporter permease: protein MSSSGVEVPTRSGVPPVAAELSKSRRRRRRVRSVGRDLWWLILPGAAVYLYVVVVPTFQGMQGAFTDWSFATVGAPNFTGLENFTRIFNTDAGPAVLRTLQLALVVVILQNVIGLALALLFNGRVFGRNVLRTIVFAPMVVSALVVGYLFKYIFGPPGVGGVNQVLAALGLETVDFLGNPTTAMIIIIVTVLWQSIGGNMVIYLAGLQGVPAELEEAAALDGAGYWKRFWFVVRPLLAPAITINLMLGLIGGLKIFDQIFALTNGGPGNQTQTIATLIYSYFSQYADYGRSAALALLLAIGIAILSIIQFSVLRRQERNS from the coding sequence ATGTCGTCCAGTGGTGTCGAAGTTCCCACCCGAAGCGGGGTGCCCCCGGTGGCTGCAGAGCTATCGAAATCCCGTCGCCGGCGTCGCCGCGTGCGGTCCGTGGGCCGCGACCTTTGGTGGTTGATCCTGCCCGGCGCCGCTGTCTACCTCTACGTAGTCGTCGTGCCCACCTTCCAGGGCATGCAAGGCGCATTTACCGATTGGTCCTTCGCGACCGTAGGCGCTCCGAATTTCACGGGACTCGAAAACTTTACCCGAATATTCAACACAGATGCCGGCCCGGCAGTGCTCCGCACGCTTCAATTGGCCCTCGTCGTGGTCATTCTACAAAACGTCATTGGGTTGGCACTTGCGCTTCTTTTCAACGGAAGGGTTTTCGGACGCAATGTGCTGCGAACCATCGTCTTTGCTCCGATGGTTGTCTCGGCGCTCGTTGTCGGCTACCTGTTCAAGTACATATTTGGCCCACCTGGTGTCGGCGGTGTCAACCAAGTCCTGGCAGCTCTTGGGCTGGAGACTGTTGACTTTCTCGGCAATCCGACAACGGCAATGATCATCATCATCGTCACAGTCCTTTGGCAGTCGATTGGCGGCAACATGGTGATCTACCTGGCCGGGCTCCAAGGGGTACCGGCTGAACTCGAGGAAGCAGCCGCACTTGACGGTGCAGGGTATTGGAAGAGGTTCTGGTTTGTTGTCCGCCCTCTGCTCGCTCCCGCCATCACCATCAACCTGATGCTCGGGCTCATTGGCGGGTTGAAGATTTTTGACCAGATCTTCGCTCTTACCAACGGTGGACCCGGCAACCAGACGCAGACCATCGCCACACTCATTTACTCCTACTTTTCCCAGTACGCCGACTACGGTCGCTCGGCCGCTCTCGCCCTACTGCTGGCGATAGGCATAGCGATCCTCTCCATCATTCAGTTCTCGGTCCTTCGTCGCCAGGAGCGCAATTCATGA
- a CDS encoding carbohydrate ABC transporter permease: MKTTGLWSRFGANVTAYGTTLIFLIPVYILINLSIRPADDLTPPVIPSSRPTFDNFITAWTTSPLPGSILTSLIVTSISCLVVLVIGTMAAYPLARSTSRLSTGTFYFFMIGLLLPFQLALIPLYIQMRELGLLGTVWALIIVYSGVQLPFTVFLLTTFLRASIPLDYEEAAQIDGCSPLMAFWHVVVPLLRPAIGTCVILNSVGVWNDFFTPLIYLSGSGQVTIPMAIFQFVGQYTTNWPLIFASLLISMVPVLTLYLLFQRYVIQGFAGGLKG, translated from the coding sequence ATGAAAACAACAGGACTCTGGAGCCGGTTCGGTGCCAATGTCACCGCCTATGGGACGACGCTCATCTTCCTTATCCCGGTCTATATTCTGATCAACCTTTCGATCCGGCCCGCCGACGACCTAACACCACCGGTTATCCCGAGCTCCCGCCCGACATTCGATAACTTCATCACCGCCTGGACCACGTCACCCCTCCCGGGATCGATACTCACCAGCCTGATCGTCACGTCGATCTCGTGCCTCGTTGTGCTTGTCATCGGAACGATGGCCGCATATCCGCTGGCCCGTTCGACCTCCCGCCTCTCTACCGGGACGTTCTACTTCTTTATGATCGGCCTCCTGCTGCCGTTCCAGCTTGCGCTTATACCTCTCTACATCCAGATGCGGGAATTGGGTCTGCTTGGCACAGTGTGGGCACTCATCATCGTTTACAGCGGCGTGCAGTTGCCGTTTACAGTCTTTCTGCTGACCACCTTCCTCAGGGCAAGCATCCCTCTCGATTATGAGGAAGCCGCCCAGATTGATGGATGCAGCCCACTCATGGCGTTCTGGCATGTGGTCGTTCCGCTTCTTCGCCCGGCTATCGGCACGTGCGTCATCCTCAACAGCGTGGGGGTGTGGAACGATTTCTTCACGCCCCTGATCTACCTCTCAGGCAGTGGACAGGTGACCATCCCCATGGCCATTTTCCAGTTCGTCGGGCAATACACCACAAACTGGCCACTCATTTTTGCCTCCCTTCTGATCTCAATGGTCCCGGTCCTGACGCTCTACCTGCTATTCCAGAGGTACGTCATCCAGGGCTTCGCCGGCGGGCTGAAGGGGTAA
- a CDS encoding extracellular solute-binding protein, giving the protein MKIHKGLVTATVATLTAISLAGCVGGSGNAGTNNQPTGGEPSGTLTGLFFSGFKDTYEQIAADFKKKYPNVDVKFDYQGGDVGALTMTQLQGGTAPDILTSFPGGTKTDPADTVVSLAASGRIAPIGAPWAKDVPDAWKKSVNYEDKTFAYPGALQPLAAIFNKTKIDELGLKIPTTLDEVYGLCTAAKSKGVYAYSLGLGDPAGPQMLTYSQLGTLEADQAQFDADLASGKKTYADSVWVDQFEIYKKMGDQGCFGEGALGRSRDQAGEEVAKGSALATVDVGAALAPIQKKAPNSSFEVAPMPATNNAADTKVVALPGFVNTINAKAKNPTAAQAFLAFMGEAEPSVTYANGFASVPVLPNDAYKAPKELTAFADLIKRGAYQPLGTVQAEVQAQLNQTIQSLILGQSTPRQVAEKLDSVYKK; this is encoded by the coding sequence ATGAAGATCCACAAAGGCCTCGTGACGGCAACCGTGGCGACCCTCACTGCCATCAGCCTTGCAGGATGCGTCGGCGGTTCCGGCAATGCCGGCACTAACAACCAGCCCACCGGCGGTGAACCCAGCGGGACACTGACCGGCCTCTTCTTCTCGGGCTTCAAAGACACATATGAACAGATCGCAGCAGATTTCAAGAAGAAGTACCCAAATGTCGATGTGAAGTTTGATTACCAAGGTGGCGACGTCGGGGCCCTTACGATGACGCAACTCCAGGGCGGCACAGCCCCTGACATCCTGACTTCATTCCCAGGCGGGACCAAAACAGATCCTGCCGATACTGTCGTCTCACTAGCCGCGTCCGGTCGCATCGCTCCGATCGGAGCGCCCTGGGCGAAGGATGTCCCCGATGCCTGGAAGAAGTCAGTGAACTACGAGGACAAAACCTTCGCTTACCCTGGAGCCCTCCAGCCACTGGCCGCCATCTTCAACAAGACGAAAATCGACGAGCTGGGCCTCAAGATTCCAACTACATTGGACGAGGTCTATGGACTCTGCACTGCCGCGAAAAGCAAGGGGGTGTACGCTTACTCGCTCGGTCTGGGGGACCCTGCCGGACCGCAGATGCTGACCTACAGCCAACTCGGTACTCTCGAAGCCGATCAAGCGCAGTTTGACGCGGATCTGGCCTCAGGCAAGAAGACGTACGCTGATTCCGTGTGGGTCGACCAGTTCGAAATATACAAGAAGATGGGTGACCAAGGTTGCTTCGGCGAGGGCGCGCTCGGCCGCTCCCGTGACCAAGCCGGAGAAGAAGTTGCGAAGGGCAGCGCACTTGCCACAGTCGACGTTGGCGCCGCCCTCGCACCAATACAGAAAAAGGCGCCGAACAGCAGCTTCGAAGTGGCGCCTATGCCGGCCACGAATAATGCGGCGGACACTAAGGTCGTCGCGCTGCCCGGCTTTGTTAATACCATCAATGCCAAGGCAAAGAACCCCACGGCCGCTCAGGCGTTCCTCGCTTTCATGGGTGAGGCCGAGCCATCAGTGACCTACGCCAATGGCTTCGCTTCTGTGCCCGTGCTCCCGAACGACGCTTACAAAGCACCCAAGGAACTCACAGCGTTCGCTGATCTCATCAAACGCGGCGCATACCAGCCGCTGGGGACTGTGCAGGCCGAAGTCCAGGCCCAACTGAATCAGACAATTCAGTCGTTGATCCTCGGCCAAAGCACGCCGCGCCAGGTCGCTGAAAAGCTGGATTCTGTTTACAAAAAATAG